The following nucleotide sequence is from Erythrobacter aurantius.
CGAAGTCGGCGGCGTCGCCCACCACGGGGACAAGTCCGAGCGCAGCATCGAACGCGACATTGGCGCCCATGCGGGTGAGATGCCATTTCGACATCCCCAGATTGCGTGCTTCCCACACCATGTAGGCACCCAGAGCGGTGGTCACGATGTCGCCCAGCACAGGTACCAAACCTACAAGCGCATCCAGGCCGACCGGCACGTTCACACCGGGAATTCGGAAGCTGCGTTCCAGAAGGAATTCAACCGCTTCCACCCGCGCTCGAACCGATGCCGGGTCATTACCGGTCGGCAGCGACACACCGACTATGCGCGGGCCGTCGCCCGTCTTGTCGAATGCAGGTCCAGTAGAAGAGTTCATTGTTGCCTCCTTCCCTCCTTAGGTGGTGGGTTGAGAGAGCGGGAACAAGGGGTGCAGCCCCCAAGGGTTGGGTTCGTACCCGTTGACTCCCCCGCGAACCAGCGACCAGCGCACCGGCACACCCAAGGGAATAAATACCTCGGCGGCCACCAATTCGGCATGCGCCTCAGCCAGCAATTGCTGTTTCGCCTCGGCATCCTTGAGCGTGAGCGATTCCCGCACCAGAGCATCCGCCGCGCGCGAACACAGCCCGATATCAAGCGAGCAATTGAACTGGTTGAGGAACCAACGCGGCGAGGAATAGCGTGCAAGCCGATCCCAGAATTCGACATCCGCTCCTTGGCCAAGCCCAACACGGACAGTCGTGACACCGATGGACTGCCAAGCGCTCTCCAGCTGCTGGAACATTATGTCGCTACCCGGTCCGTCCGGAAGGCCAAGGCGGACCACCGCATCTCGGCCAGTCGCCCCTTCCCATTGCCCGATACGCTGCCGCGCGCGTGTTCTGCGCTCGTCAAGCGACTGGTCAGCCCAGCGCGACACAGGATATTGCACCGGAGAAAACAGGTCCGGGGGCACAATCCAAGTGCTGGAACGCCAACCACCAAGGCCGAATGGTCGGATAAAATCCTCACGATCAATTGCCATGGACAATGCCTCGCGGCGTGCGGGATCGGACAGCACCCCCTCGCCCCTACGGATCACGAGCCCGAACAGGCCGAGCGCCGGGTCTACCTGCACGGTTCCCCGTGAAAGGGGGCCGAGCTGCGCCATGGGGAAAGTGACGATATCGCCGCCCAGCAAAAGATCGACTTCGCCGTCCGAAAATGCATCGACAGCCGCCCTGCCCGGCAACGCACGCACGATCACATTGCGGGAAAGGTCTTCCCAGTCCTCGGTGGTCGGAAGGCCGCGATCCTGCGGGGGAATTGCGGCCAGTCGCGCGATCGGCTCATTGGCTTCGCGCTCGAGCGACATTGGCCCGGCCCCACTCCCGCGCCGGTCAAAACCCAGTTCCGGTTGAGCAAGTAACCGGAGAAATTCAGGCATGGGCCCTGACAGGCGCAGTTCGACCACCCGGCCTGTCATTGCACGGATTTCAGTCACCTTGGCCAGATCAAGACCCAACGATGTACCTTCGAGCCGCCGGATCGATTCGCGCAGCATGGTGCGGACTTCTACCGCCGCAATCGGCTCACCATCGGGCCAGTCGGTATTGCGCAGCCTGAAAATGTAGCTCAAGCCGTCATCGGTAACGATCCAGCGTTCGGCGATTGCCGGAACAACCTGTCCGGTCGGATCAAGCGCAACAAGGCCCTCATTGGTTGCCGCCTGTACATGTTGTCCGCCCACCGAAAGACGAACACCTGACTGGAACAGGTCTTCGGGTTCGCCGATAATGGCGACATTCAGCGGGCCGCGATCGGAGGCACCGTCGCAGGCGAGCAACGCGAAAATCAATGAGAAAAGAGGCAGGAATCGGCTCACCTCGATTGACTAGCAGCTTAAGGGCTGCAGGTCAGCGCGAAGTGAACTGGATATTCGCAGCAATCGCCAACGATATCAGACCTTGCGGAAATTCCGCAATTCAGGCGGTGGCGGGGCGCGATGGGCGTAAGAAATTGTGCTGTTGCCAACGCTTGCGGTTTCAGAGCCAAAGGCGGGCTTTCGAGCGAGTTGCGAATCGATTTCCTCGTCGAACGCGATGCCGAATCGTTGGTCTTGAACCCAGGCGATGCTGCCTCCGATCCTGCCGATATTGCGCAATTCAATTTCGACCCGGTTGCCGCGTTGGACGCGCAGAGGGCCTTCGCCCATCATTCCGCCATCAGAGAGGTTACGGACGCGGACGCGATGCTCTTCGCTTTCCTGTTCAACGCGCACGCTCGCAAGCAGAAACAGGCTGTCGCGAGAATCACTTCTGGTCTCAACACCCGTCATTTTCGCCAAAACTCCTACACTCGGTCTGTTCGCGCATTCAGCGCTTTCAACGAGCGACCCGACAAATAAACAGTCCGATTGCAGTTAATGAAGCGCAGTAAATGAGGCGTTAAGGCCAACGGGAGTTGCGACGGTTTCGCCCCGCTCGTCCCAAACTGGAACGGATTGAAACTGGCCGGACTGGCTGTGTCCGGCAGCCGGTGATCGTCAATCGTCGCGCGAAACCTTTTCGCGGCGTTCGTGAGCTTCCTGTGCTTCGACAGTCATTGTCGCGACAGGACGGGCAATCAGGCGACGCAATCCGATGGGGTCGCCAGTGACCTCGCAATAGCCGTATTCACCTTCTTCGATGCGGCGAAGGGCAGCGTCGATCTTTGCGACAAGTTTGCGCTGACGATCACGCGTGCGCAGCTCGATCCCCCAATCCGTTTCGCTGGAGGCGCGATCATTCAGATCGGCTTCCCGGATTGGTCCGTCCGCCAAAGACTGCAGGGTCTGACCTGCGGCGGTGCGGATGGAGCGCTTCCATTCGATCAGCAACATCTGGAAATAGGCCAGCTGGCGATCGTTCATGTATTCTTCGTCGTCGCTCGGGACATAGTCCGGCGGCAGCAGATTCTTGGCTTTTTCGAAGATGTTGATTTCTTCAGTCGCGGCCGCTGACATGTGGTCCTCTAATCCCAAAACACAGTGCGTGACCGTCCCGTAAGGATGCGTGGAAAGGATCTCGGCATCCCTCGCCCCCCGGCAAGACTTTACGTAGGCCGCGCCTATAGGGAAGGCGCCAGTCTCACACAAGCCGATTTGAAGAAACGCCTGCAACATTCGGGGGACTGAACGGGATTTTTGCCCGCGCCGTTGCACCGCCGCCGCATTGCCGATCCAAAAAAGTAACCTGCGTTAACCATTTGTTGACCATGATCCGTGAGTTCTGTCGGTGCGCGATCCGGAGGGGGTCTGGATCTTTTCCGCACTGCGGGCGCAGGAAAACGGGGAATGGATCATGGAACTCAAGCCGGTTGAAACAGGGATGGCTTCGCCAATTTCGAACGGAGAAGCGGACATCGCCATCGCAGGCTATCTCGCCGAGGCAGCAGCCGGAGATATCGCCGCATTGTTCAATCTCGGTGTCGCCTACTCGACTGGCAGCAACGGTGTGACCGTTGACCTGGTCGAAGCGCACAAGTGGTTCAACCTCGCCGCATCGCGCGGGCACGAGGAGGCCTGCTGGTGCCGTGGTGATGTATCGGACGAAATGACCGCTCGCGAAATCGCTGAGGCACAGCGCCGGGCTCGGCAATGGCTGGCTCAGGAACGTCGCGCCGCCTAATCAGGTTTTCTGAAAGGCGTTCGTTCGCCAAGGAAGACCTGATCGGCGCTCACGCCCTGCCGCTCGCGCTCAAGGAAGTCGGCCACCGCTTTGCGAAAGCCCGGATCAGCTATCCAGTGCGCTGAATATGTTTGCACCGGCTCGTAACCCCGAGCCAGCTTGTGCCCGCCCTGCGCACCCGCCTCGACCCGAGGCAAACCCAGTTCGATCGCCATGTCGATCGCCTGATAATAGCACAGTTCGAAATGCAAAAAGCGCACGTCGCGGGTACACCCCCAATACCGGCCGTATAGTGCTTCCGACCCGATGAAATTGAGCGCGCCTGCAATCGGCTCCGCTCTATCAAACGCAAGGATCAGGGCCATCCTGTCGGCCATGCGTTCGCCCAGCAGGGAAAAGGCTTCGCGGGTCAGATAGGGTGTTCCCCATTTGCGAGCCCCGGTATCCTGATAGAATATCCAGAACGCATCCCAATGCTCTGGCCGGATGGCGTCGCCGGTAAGACGTTCGATCCGCAACCCCTCTTGCGCGGCTGCGCGCTCCTTGCGCAACGCCTTGCGCTTGCGCGATGCCAGCTCACCTAGGAAATCGTCGAAGCAATTGTAATCGCGGTTCTGCCAATGAAACTGGATGTCGGACCGGATCAACCAACCGGCATTTTCGAAAAGCGGCAGTTGCTCCGGTTCGATGAATGTCGCGTGCGCTGAAGAAAGCCCGTTGTCCACGCAAACGGTCTCCGCCCCCTTGAGCAGATGCGGCGCCAGCGAAGGATCGGACAACAGCAGGCGCGGTCCGTTTGCCGGGGTAAAGGGCGCGGCGATTTGCAGCTTGGGATAATACCGTCCCCCGGCCCGGTGCCATGCATCGGCCCAGCTGTGATCGAACACATATTCGCCCTGGCTGTGCCCTTTGGCATAACTCGGCATGGCAGCAAGCAGGTTGTCGGCCACATCAGTGATCACAATCGGCGCGGGCTCCCAGCCGGTGCCGGGGCCGACGCTGCCCGAATCCTCAAGCGCGGTCAGAAATTCATGAGAGACGAAAGGATTGCGATCACCCCCAAGCGCATTCCACTCTGCCGGGCCGAAGCTGCCGACACCGGGCGCAAGCCGAACGGTTAACTCCGGGTCGCTCACGCCAGGCCTTCGCCTTCGCTGATGAGAGCATCGGCATCTGCAAGCGCATGGCGGCGCAGCTTCGGAGAGCGAACGGTCCAGGTGAGGATCGGCCTGCGCGTTTGCCGCCAGATCGTCGTGATCGCATTGGGCAGATCGCGGACGTCTGCCGCCAGAAAATCAGGGTGTGCCTGATCAATTGAGCCCGCAGCCCGCCATGCCTCGCGGAAGCCCATATCCAGAGTGTCGGTGCACACGAGACCTCTGCATCTCGAGCTGTCACGCTTGAAGAACCAGCCGCCCACGCGCGGATCGAAGCTCATCACCGCATGCTCGCCAGCATAGTCTCCCAAAAATTCAGACACTGCGCGGCAGCTTAGCGTCACATCATAGCCCGGCTTTGACTTGATCTCGATAAGCAACGGCACCCGCCCATCGATTACGGCGAGGAAGTCGTCGAGCCGGGTTATTGTTTGCCCCGAATTGAGGATGCCGATCTGCTGCAATTCGGCGGCATTAAAGCTTGCGACGGTTCCTTTTTCGTTGGTCAGTCGATCGAGTTCCCAGTCGTGAAACACCATCGGTACGCCGTCGCGGCTCAACTGGATATCGCAATCAATGCCCATCCCCGCTGCGATTGCCGCTTCAGCCGCCGCAAGCGTATTCTCGGGCACGCCCTCACCGTGAAGGCCGCGATGGGCGTATTCCCACCGGGTCAGCCATTCAGGGGCACGGCGCTCAATCACGAACGATCAGGCTCCCTTGATCGCCACCACCGCGTCGACTTCCACGGCAACACCCAGAGGCAGCGCCGGTACACCGACCGCGGCGCGGGCGTGCTTGCCCGCTTCGCCGAACACCTCGAGCATGAGGTCCGAAGCGCCGTTGATGACCTTGGGCTGATCGGTGAAGTCCGGTGTCGAATTCACAAAGCCGCCAAGCTTGACCACGCGCTCGACCCGATCAAGCGATCCAAGCGCCGCTTTCAATTGGGCAAGGATCATCAGGCCGCAACCGCGTGCCGCTGCCATCCCTTCCTCCAGCGAAACATCATCGCCAAGACGACCCTTCACCAGTTCGCCTTCAACAAAGGAAATCTGGCCGGAAACGTAGGCAAGATCGCCCTGCACCACGACCGGCAGATAACTGGCCACCGGGGCCGCTGCCGCTGGCAAGGTGATCCCCAGTTCCTGCAAACGTTGCTCGATACTCATGCTGCATTTCCTTCCAGTCTTTCCATCAGCCACGGCAGGGCTTCGGACCATTGGTCAATCCTTGCGTCGGCATGCCCCGCCCTGTGGGCGCAATCGATAGCATCAGCGATCATGGGTTCGCCGCAAAAATGGAGGCGGACCACATCGGGGGTGGTTTCCTTTACCGACAGATGATGCTGCGACAGATCATCGATGAAGAGCGCACGGCTGGGCCGGAATTCTTCGACGATCTTCCGCAGGGCAGGCCCTTTGGGCCCCTGATTGGTGAAGACCTGCGCGTGAAGCCCGTGCTTCGCCAATTGCTCGGCTCGCTTGTCCCGCCGGAAATCGACCAGATTGGTGAGCACCACAACATCGGCATGCTCGTTCAATTCGTTCAGTGCCTCGATGGCGCCCGCGATCGGCAATTGACGATCCATTTCAGTATCGAAAAAGCCGCCGAGTTTCTTCCAGATCTCATCCGGTTTCAGCAGTTCACCGCTCTCGCGCCAGCGCAACGCTTCGCTGAAGTTATGGCCTTCGAGGTTGAAATCGACACCCTGGCTTTCCTCCAGCCAATCCTTGAAATGGGCAACCATGTGCAGGATCACTTCGTCGCAATCGCTGATGATGAGGGGGCGGCTCATTGGGCAAGGTCCTTTCGCGCGGCGATCAGTTCTTCAGGGGTCACCGCCAATGCTTCGGCAGCGCGGATCAGATCGGGTTCGTGATTGGCAAGAAAATCAAGCGCCGATCCCAACACGGTGGGGTCGGAAAGCCCGGCTCGCAGCGAATCCGGGTCTAGGCCTGTCAGGTCAAGATATCGCTGGGCGCGATCATCGTTCTGCAAAAGCCAGCCGATCGCGGCCAGCGCCAAGGTGGCAGCGCGCGTCGCGGCTTCTGGAGATGGGGCAGCCTTTGGAGGCTGTTCATGAGCTTGCGGGATTGTGATGACCTCTTGGCAGGTTTAGGCAGCGACAGGATCAGTAGAAAGTCGGGGCTCTCAGTGACAAAGCGTATAATGGTTGTCGAGGACAACGACCTCAACCGGAAATTGTTCTGCGACGTGCTGAAAGCGAACGGCTTTGAAGTCGATCCGGTGGCTGACGGTCATTCCGTCCTGGAAACCGCGCGCACCACGACGCCGGATCTGATCATCATGGACATCCAGCTTCCCGGGATATCGGGTGTTGATCTTATCGCTGCTGCAAAACGCGACCTGGCATTGAAGGAGATCCCCGTTCTGGCGGTTACGGCTTTTGCGGCCAAGGGTGATGAGGAACGCATTCGTTCCGCCGGAGCATCAGGCTATCTCTCAAAGCCGGTATCGATCATGCCGTTCATGGCCGCGGTGAGGGAACTCTTGCCCGCTTAGGTGAGAGTGAATTCAGCGGCGTAAATAAGCCAGGTGATCAGGATTCCCGCCAGAAAGATGCGATAGGCAAGCGTCAGGAAACGATATTTGCGGTGGTACAACACCCGGCCGTTCTGATGGATATCCCGCAGCATCGTGCGGAACAGTTCTTCGTCTGTGGCGAGCCGGTCCAGCAAGGATTCGACCCACTCGTCTTCTTCCATCGCAGCGAAATGGCCGAAAAACAGAGGGTTGATCATTGCCTGATCCTTGGGAGGCTTGCCAAGGGAGGGCAAGACCGAAGCGACCGCAAAAAGCGAGGACAGGAAGGCCGTCGCCGCAAGGCTCAGCGTTGACCAGGTGATAGCTTCGCCGATCAGGCGCGTCACCGCGAGCGAGAACACGACAAAGGTTGCGCCGATCAGGATCGAGGCCTTCTGATCGGCCATTTGTGACAAGGTCAGCGTGTTGATCTGTGCGGTGCGCAGGAGATGGACCGACTGAGGTGAGAACACGCGCTGTTCTTCCACCTGACCTTCCCGCTGGACCGCTGTCGAATCAGCCTCAGCCACGTGATTTATTCCCCCACCTGTTTGCGGTTCCGCTTTGCCAGCGCGGTGAAACCTTGACAAGCTTAGCACCGAATGCGCTTTGCAAGCGTTTATGAGCAATCCCGCCCTTTGGGCGACGCAACCAAGAGCAGTTTTTCACCATGACCGAAGCCGAAGTCGACGATCGCATCCGAACCTTGATCGAACCCTTCAACAAGAAGGGAATCGAGATCGCCAATGACAGCACCTTTGCCAACGATCTTGAATTCGACAGCCTGACCGTGATGGATTTCGTGGCAGAAATCGAAGACGAATTCGACATTATCATCAGCATGAACCAGCAGGCCGAAATCGAAACCTATGGTCAGTTGATCACTGCAGTGCACAAGCTGCAGGGTAATTGATAGAAGGCACTCCATGACCGAGAGCGATACCAAGCCCCGCGGCGACCTTTTCTCCAAGTTCGACGACTTCATCCAGGCGCGCGAAACCTTGCTTTCGAGCGGGGTGACCGATCCGTTCAGCCTGGTGATGGAGAAGGTAGTTTCGCCGACCCGTGCAATCTGCAACGGGCGCGAAACAATCCTGCTGGGCACCTACAACTATATGGGCATGACCTTTGACCCGGATGTGCTGGATGCGGGCAAGCAGGCGCTGACCGAGTTCGGCTCTGGCACGACTGGCAGCCGCGTTCTCAACGGCACCTACCAGGGCCACAAGGAATGCGAGGACGCGCTCAAGGAATTTTACGGGATGGACCACGCGATGGTCTTCTCGACCGGGTACCAGGCCAACCTCGGGATCATTTCGACCATTGCCGGAAAGGGTGATTACATCATCCTCGACATCGACAGCCACGCGTCGATCTATGATGGCTGCGCGATGGGCCGGGCCGAGGTGGTGCCGTTCAAGCACAACGATATCGAGGCGATGGAGAAGCGGCTGCGGCGCCTTCCCGAAGAGGCCGGCAAGCTGGTTGTGCTCGAAGGCGTCTATTCGATGCTGGGCGATGTTGCCCCGCTCAAGGAGATGGTCGCCATCGCCAAGAAGTATGGCGCGATGGTGCTGGTCGACGAAGCGCATTCGATGGGTTTCATCGGTGAGAACGGTCGCGGCGTCTGCGAAGAGCAAGGCGTGATCGACGATGTCGATTTCATCATCGGCACGTTCTCGAAGAGCGTTGGCACCGTCGGTGGGTTCTGCGTTTCCAACCACCCTAAGTTTGAGGTGATGCGCTTCGTTTGCCGTCCCTACGTCTTCACTGCCAGCCTGCCGCCGAGCGTCGTCGCCACCGCTGCGACCTCGATCCGCAAGCTGATGCATGGCGCCAACAAGCGCGCGCATCTGTGGGAGAATTCAAAGCGGCTCCACGCCGGATTGACGGAACTCGGTTTCCAGCTTGGCACCACCGAGCCGCAGAGCGCGATTGTGGCCGTGATCATGCCCGATCTCGAACGCGGAGCGATGATGTGGGAGGCGCTGCTTCAGGGCGGGCTTTACGTCAATCTGGCAAGACCGCCTGCAACGCCTGCAAACATGACGCTCCTGCGCTGTTCGCTTTGCGCCGAACATTCGGCCGAAGAGGTCGAGACGATCCTCAAAATCTTCGAACAGGCCGGAAAGGCCACCGGAATCATCTGATCTGACGGAAAGAGATCGCCGGAGCTCCCTTGCAGAGCTCCGGCGATCCGCTTGTCAGACAGCCTCTCCCACAGTCTGACCGTTTTCGCCCCCGGCCTTGCGCTCGGGGAAGATGGGCCACATCAATTGCTGTCCGAGGCTCGCCGGAGCGAGGTTTTCCACCCCGTAACTTTGCGGATAGGTCCGGGTGATTTTCGCGGTGCCGAAAAGCACGTCCCAGAAAAACAGCAGGTTCCCGTAGTTGCCCTTGTAGTGGACAGCCGGATCATCGGCGTGACGGCCGTGATGTGCGTGATGCGTTGCCGGGGTCGAGATCGTGCGTTCGACCAGCCACATAACCGGTGAAAGCCACTTGATCGAATATAGCCGCCGATCCCATGCGACATCGCAATGCGCGCCGATGATCACGGTCATCTTCACGATCAGATAACCGGCATAGACCCAGCCAAGCCCGAGGTAGACCAGCACACCGGAGAACCACAGGCCCGGCATCATCGCGTAGTAGAACAGGTTGTTCCGATAAACGAGCCGGACCGACATGTAGCGCGCGTTGTGGTGCGCCCGGTGCAGATTGTAGAGCCACGCGAAACTGTGGCTGGCGCGGTGCCACCAGTATTGCATCATGTCGTCCAGCACGAGGAACAGCAGGATCGCGAGCAGAACGTTGATGCCTTGAAGCGCCCCCGCCCATTCCGGGGCGATCGCCCACATTATGCCGGCCGAAGCGAAAACGATCATGGGTTGAGTGACAACCAGCAGCATCGCCGTGCTTACCGCTTCGACGATGCCGTCGTCGCGGGTCTGTTCATCCTTGATGAACAGGTTGGAACGCCACAGCTCCAACAGGCCAAACCCCAGATAGATGGCGAGAATGACAATCGAATATGCTGGCACGGCTCTCTCTCCTTTGACCCAAGGGGGGATAGCAGCTAGTCGCCATATCAAATGTCAGATATTTTACATTCTGGTTCGCGATCGCTCAATGCGCCCATGCTGTTCTCCGCGCTTCCCGATCACTTGCGCGAAGAGCTTCGATCCGGGTCGCCGCTTTCACGCTTTGAGGAAGGACAACTTATCCAGCAACGCGGGGAGGACGCGGCCGGATTTTGGCTGACCGAGAGCGGTTCGGTGACGGTCGGGCAATTCCTGCGATCAGGCGAATTTCGGGGAGTGGCCGTGCTGGGGCCGGGCGATTCCTGGGGCGAGCTCGCAATGTTTGCCCGGCGGCCGCGCGTGGTCGATGCCATTGCCCGGACACGGTGCGAGGTTCGCCATATTCTCGCCTCGCGGTTCGAAGCGGCTCTGCAAAAAGACCCGTGCTGCATGCGCTCGTTATTGGGGGCCTTGTCCGGACAGTTTCAGGAAGTGCTGGACGTTTTCGCAGGGATCCGGCGCGGCACGGCGACAGCGCGGGTTGCCGGCCTTTTGGCAACGCTCGCGGGGGAAACCACGGAGACGGCGAAGCTTAAAATTTCCCAGCAGGAGCTGGGCGAATTGCTCGGATTGACCCGCGCGACCGTCAATGCCGCGCTCAAACATCACGAAGCGCGAGGGAGTGTCAGGCGCTTCTATGGCGGGGTGGAAGTGATCGACCGGGAAGCGCTGCAGCAGGCGTCGCTGGAGTAGAAACCTAGAGCGCGTCGCCCTGCACCTGTGTGGCGCTGTCGCAGACATGCGCTTCGCCAGCCTGATCGTCGCCGCCCGCCAGCTGGGTGAAAGCGATGAAGCCACCCACCACCAGCACCACGAACGCGGTCGTCACCCAGCCCAGATATTTGTCGATGATCGCCTTGATCGGCGCGCCGAAGATCTGGAACAGTATGCCGACCGCCATGAAGATCAGCGCACGACCAGCCAAAGCGGCCAGCGTGAAGGTCAGAAGGTTCATCTCGATGAACCCGGCGGTGATCGTCATCAGCTTGAACGGAACCGGAGTGCCTGCGGCAAAGAACACCGCCAGCGCGCCTTGTTCGCGGATGTAACAGGCTGCGACGGGAAAGCTTTCCGCAAGGCCAAGCGCACCCAGCAGCCACACGCCCACGGTCTCGTAGAGCATGAATCCGATAGCATAGCCGAACAGCCCGCCCAGCACCGATGATATCGTCGCTACCAGCGCGAAGCGGATGGCCTTCTTCGGCTCCGCAAGGCACATCAGCCCGAGCAACGGGTGCGGCGGGATCGGGAAGAAGCTGGATTCGATGAAGCAGA
It contains:
- a CDS encoding Crp/Fnr family transcriptional regulator, whose product is MLFSALPDHLREELRSGSPLSRFEEGQLIQQRGEDAAGFWLTESGSVTVGQFLRSGEFRGVAVLGPGDSWGELAMFARRPRVVDAIARTRCEVRHILASRFEAALQKDPCCMRSLLGALSGQFQEVLDVFAGIRRGTATARVAGLLATLAGETTETAKLKISQQELGELLGLTRATVNAALKHHEARGSVRRFYGGVEVIDREALQQASLE
- a CDS encoding YqaA family protein codes for the protein MAWLRALYNWTMDKAAHPHAVWWLAFFCFIESSFFPIPPHPLLGLMCLAEPKKAIRFALVATISSVLGGLFGYAIGFMLYETVGVWLLGALGLAESFPVAACYIREQGALAVFFAAGTPVPFKLMTITAGFIEMNLLTFTLAALAGRALIFMAVGILFQIFGAPIKAIIDKYLGWVTTAFVVLVVGGFIAFTQLAGGDDQAGEAHVCDSATQVQGDAL